One genomic window of Bactrocera dorsalis isolate Fly_Bdor chromosome 4, ASM2337382v1, whole genome shotgun sequence includes the following:
- the LOC105232894 gene encoding retrovirus-related Pol polyprotein from type-1 retrotransposable element R2 isoform X1 produces MHQLLCKIWSDESMPNDWNLSVLCPIHKKGDPTICANYRGISLLNIAYKVLSSVLCERLKPTVNKLIGPYQCGFRPSKSTTDQIFTMRQILEKTRERRIDTHHLFIDFKAAFDSTKISCLSVAMSEFGIPAKLIRLCDLTLNNTKSSVRIGKEISELFDTKRGFRQGDSLSCDFFNLLLEKIIRAAELNRAGTIFYKSVQLLAYADDIDIIGLNTRAVSSAFSRLNKEATQMGMAVNEGKTKYLLSSNKQSSHSRLGSHVTVDSHNFEVVDNFVYLGTSVNTTNNVSLEIQRRITLANRCYFGLSRQLKSKVLSRRTKAKLYKSPIIPVLLYGAEAWTMSTTDESTLRVFKRKVLRKIYGPLRVGHGEYRIRWNDELYEIYDDIDIVQRIKRQRLRWLGQVVRVDENTPALKVFGAVPAGGSRGRGRPPLRWKDQEEKDLASLGISIWCHVHNAMDYNWISNQSINIYHVHPKRLMSQLCQPTFRLSALEDQFITLV; encoded by the coding sequence atgcatcagcttctttgtaagatatggtcggacgaaagcatgcccaacgattggaatttaagtgtgctatgcccaatccataaaaaaggagaccccacaatctgcgccaactaccgtgggattagcctcctcaacatcgcatataaggttctatctagcgtattgtgtgaaagattaaagcccaccgtcaacaaactgattggaccttatcagtgtggctttagacctagcaaatcaacaaccgaccagatattcaccatgcgccaaatcttggaaaagacccgtgaaaggagaatcgacacacaccacctcttcatcgattttaaagctgctttcgacagcacgaaaataaGCTGCCTTTctgtcgcgatgtctgaatttggtatccccgcaaaactaatacggctgtgtgatctgacgttgaacaacactaaaagctccgtcagaatcgggaaggagatctccgagctgttcgataccaaacgaggttttagacaaggcgactccctatcatgcgatttcttcaatctgctgctggagaaaattattcgggctgcagaacttaatcgagcaggtacaatattttataaaagtgtacagctgctggcgtatgccgatgatattgatatcattggcctcaacacccgcgccgttagttctgctttctccagactgaacaaggaagcaacgcaaatgggtatggcagtgaacgagggcaagacgaaatatctcctgtcatcaaacaaacagtcgtcgcactcgcgacttggctctcatgtcactgttgacagtcataactttgaagttgtagataatttcgtctatcttggaaccagcgtaaacaccaccaacaatgtcagcctggaaatccaacgcaggattactcttgccaacaggtgctacttcggactgagtaggcaattgaaaagtaaagtcctctctcgacgaacaaaagccaaactctataagtcgcccataattcccgtcctgctatatggtgcagaggcttggacgatgtcaacaacggatgagtcgacgttgcgagttttcaagagaaaagttctgcgaaagatttatggtcctttgcgcgttggccacggtgaatatcgcattcgatggaacgatgagctgtacgagatatacgacgacattgacatagttcagcgaattaaaagacagcggctacgctggctaggtcaggTTGTCCGggtggacgaaaacactccagctctgaaagtattcggcgcagtacccgccgggggaagcagaggaagaggaagaccaccacttcgttggaaggaccaagaggagaaggacctggcttcgcttggaatatccatttGGTGCCACGTACACAATGCAATGGATTATAATTGGATCAGTAATCAGTCGATAAATAtttaccacgtgcatcccaaaagactgatgtcacaacTTTGCCAGCCGACTTTTCGTCTTTCCGCGCTTGAAGACCAGTTCATCACTTTAGTGTGA